In a single window of the Deinococcus aetherius genome:
- a CDS encoding nuclease-related domain-containing protein: MIVKDLEPQTYPDPLRRAGHEAERQMAHYLKRAFGEDAHKFVLNNLRVEREGEAAQIDHLIVHRFGVSVVESKSVAGQVSVNERGEWTRWWKGQGRGMPSPILQARRQLDLLGLLLADHTEELLDRAMFGLRQRRFDPMRRDVLVAISDGGRITRKVDVPEVVKADQVPDRVRAIIGSGGGLGAFAFSDAELTRITAFLRTRHTSSAASAQAEPGGRAPVNAAPAAAVPAPTPSAEVRPAQERQGQVSRGPQPVCRTCASGDVTVQYGKYGYYLKCRACGGNTPAKAVCPACGEPGRLRGSGREFTATCEGGHIWPYFTNPGDA; encoded by the coding sequence ATGATCGTCAAGGACCTCGAACCGCAGACGTACCCCGACCCCCTGCGCCGCGCCGGGCACGAGGCCGAGCGGCAGATGGCGCACTACCTCAAGCGGGCGTTCGGGGAAGACGCCCACAAGTTCGTGCTGAACAACCTCCGGGTCGAGCGTGAGGGGGAGGCGGCGCAGATCGACCACCTGATCGTCCACCGATTCGGGGTGAGCGTGGTGGAAAGCAAGAGCGTCGCTGGACAGGTCAGCGTGAACGAGCGGGGCGAGTGGACACGTTGGTGGAAGGGCCAGGGGCGCGGTATGCCCTCGCCGATCCTCCAAGCAAGGCGCCAACTCGATCTGCTGGGCCTTCTCCTCGCCGACCACACCGAGGAGCTGCTGGACCGCGCGATGTTCGGGTTGAGGCAGCGCCGATTCGACCCCATGCGGCGTGATGTTCTCGTCGCCATCTCGGACGGGGGCCGCATCACCCGCAAGGTGGACGTGCCCGAGGTCGTGAAGGCGGATCAGGTGCCCGACCGGGTGCGGGCCATCATCGGTTCGGGGGGTGGCCTCGGTGCGTTTGCCTTCAGCGACGCGGAGCTGACCCGGATCACGGCTTTTCTACGAACGCGCCACACGTCCAGCGCGGCCTCGGCACAGGCAGAGCCCGGCGGGCGTGCTCCCGTCAACGCAGCTCCCGCAGCGGCAGTTCCGGCGCCCACGCCGTCCGCCGAAGTGCGCCCTGCTCAGGAGCGGCAGGGGCAGGTCAGCCGTGGGCCTCAGCCGGTGTGCCGAACGTGCGCTTCAGGGGACGTGACCGTGCAGTACGGCAAATACGGGTATTACCTCAAATGCCGCGCCTGCGGGGGCAATACCCCAGCAAAAGCGGTCTGCCCGGCCTGTGGAGAGCCGGGGCGGCTGCGGGGGTCAGGCCGCGAATTCACGGCGACATGCGAGGGTGGACACATCTGGCCGTACTTCACCAACCCGGGAGACGCCTGA
- the lysA gene encoding diaminopimelate decarboxylase yields the protein MTASPSIPRTELHAAAERFGTPLYVYDAAELDAALARVRAAFGQARVFYAMKANPNLTLLTRLRVAGVGFECVSAGEIARAEHVGAGGESILVNGPAKSGEEYAAGGRLGATFVVDREEEAGLLPPDSRALVRVNPALNVSTHDHLATGAAGSKFGVTIEQAPGVLRALRDAGHTALGLHVHIGSAIRDAGDFGLAFARLAELRAHTGELEVLDVGGGWGLDADLPGIAREAHAAASVFGASLWVEPGRYLVARAGTLLTRVVGTKRTGRNFLLTDAGMTELLRPMLYGAVHPVTPLWDGAGGETWDVAGPACESGDLLARDVVLPVPSPGDLLAVGDAGAYGAAMSGTYLTRPRPAEALWEDGAWRLIRRRETAQEVWAAEV from the coding sequence GTGACCGCCTCCCCCTCGATTCCCAGGACCGAACTCCACGCCGCCGCCGAGCGTTTCGGCACGCCCCTCTACGTGTACGACGCGGCGGAACTGGACGCCGCCCTCGCCCGGGTGCGCGCGGCGTTTGGTCAGGCGCGGGTGTTCTACGCGATGAAGGCGAACCCGAACCTCACGCTCCTGACCCGACTGCGCGTGGCGGGGGTGGGCTTCGAGTGCGTGAGCGCCGGGGAGATCGCGCGGGCCGAGCACGTGGGCGCGGGGGGCGAGAGCATCCTGGTCAACGGCCCCGCCAAGTCGGGCGAGGAGTACGCGGCGGGCGGGCGGCTCGGCGCCACCTTCGTCGTGGACCGCGAGGAGGAGGCCGGGCTCCTTCCCCCCGACTCGCGGGCCCTCGTGCGGGTGAATCCGGCGCTGAACGTCAGCACTCACGACCACCTCGCCACGGGCGCGGCGGGGAGCAAGTTCGGGGTCACAATCGAGCAGGCCCCCGGGGTGCTGCGGGCGCTGCGGGACGCCGGGCACACGGCCCTCGGGCTGCACGTCCACATCGGCAGCGCGATCCGGGACGCGGGCGACTTCGGGCTCGCCTTCGCCCGGCTGGCCGAGTTGCGGGCGCACACGGGCGAGTTGGAGGTGCTCGACGTGGGCGGGGGCTGGGGGCTGGACGCCGATCTGCCCGGGATCGCCCGCGAGGCCCACGCGGCGGCCTCCGTCTTCGGGGCGAGCCTGTGGGTCGAGCCGGGCCGCTACCTCGTCGCTCGGGCGGGCACCCTCCTCACCCGGGTCGTGGGCACGAAGCGCACCGGGCGGAACTTCCTCCTCACCGACGCGGGGATGACCGAGTTGCTGCGCCCCATGCTGTACGGGGCCGTGCATCCCGTCACCCCTCTCTGGGACGGCGCGGGGGGAGAGACCTGGGACGTGGCCGGTCCCGCCTGCGAGAGCGGCGACCTCCTCGCGCGGGACGTGGTGCTGCCCGTGCCCAGCCCCGGCGACCTCCTCGCGGTGGGGGACGCCGGGGCCTACGGGGCGGCGATGAGCGGCACGTACCTCACCCGGCCCCGCCCCGCCGAGGCGTTGTGGGAGGACGGAGCGTGGAGGCTGATCCGCCGCCGGGAGACGGCGCAGGAGGTGTGGGCGGCGGAGGTTTGA
- a CDS encoding TetR/AcrR family transcriptional regulator: MTLPPSPTVSPTPDTTRARILTEAARLFVASGYHGVSMREVAAAVGVTKPALYHHYADKEALFLAMLNGTLAGLARLVAHAEGQPGIRAQLEVLVGDLLASAPEQRLGLQLAGELRHVSPERRAAFEGEYRRVWMGGLTRLIEGAISQGELRADLPPAVLTRALLALLYPLVTGAPPADPHGTARALLSVYLDGAARQGAVPGAGNVEGEDPSPAT; the protein is encoded by the coding sequence GTGACCCTGCCGCCCTCCCCGACGGTCTCCCCGACGCCCGACACCACCCGCGCCCGCATCCTGACCGAGGCGGCGCGGCTGTTCGTGGCGAGCGGCTACCACGGGGTCAGCATGCGGGAGGTGGCGGCGGCGGTGGGCGTGACCAAGCCCGCGTTGTATCACCACTACGCCGACAAGGAGGCCCTGTTCCTGGCGATGCTGAACGGCACCCTGGCCGGGCTCGCGCGGCTGGTGGCCCACGCCGAGGGGCAGCCCGGCATCCGCGCGCAACTGGAGGTGCTGGTGGGCGACCTGCTGGCTTCGGCCCCCGAGCAGAGATTGGGCCTGCAACTGGCGGGCGAACTGCGCCACGTCTCGCCCGAACGCCGCGCGGCCTTCGAGGGCGAGTACCGCCGGGTGTGGATGGGCGGCCTGACCCGCCTCATCGAGGGGGCGATCTCCCAGGGCGAACTGCGCGCCGACCTGCCCCCCGCCGTGCTGACCCGGGCGCTGCTCGCGCTGCTCTACCCCCTGGTGACGGGGGCGCCGCCCGCCGACCCGCACGGAACGGCGCGGGCGCTGCTGAGCGTGTACCTGGACGGGGCGGCGCGGCAGGGGGCCGTGCCCGGAGCAGGGAACGTGGAAGGTGAAGACCCTTCACCCGCCACTTAG
- a CDS encoding TerC family protein: MMETLFGWVTQPEAWLAFGTLLLLEVVLGIDNVIFISILAGKLPPEQRQRARTIGLLGAMLMRLALLFSIAWIYRLQDDLFEVFGKGFSGRDLILIFGGLFLLYKAVKEMHEQLEGPGAHTPGVGAVGATNFAGIIAQIMVLDIVFSLDSVITAVGMADDIGVMVSAVVVTVAIMLVAARPIGEFVQAHPTVKMLALAFLLLIGVNLIADGFGFKIPKGYTYFAMGFAIMVELLNLRARKGKPVDLHETQRHPDAG, from the coding sequence TTGATGGAAACCCTGTTCGGCTGGGTCACCCAGCCCGAGGCCTGGCTGGCTTTCGGCACCCTGCTTCTGCTCGAAGTCGTCCTGGGCATCGACAACGTCATCTTTATCAGCATCCTGGCGGGAAAGCTGCCGCCCGAGCAGCGCCAGCGGGCGCGCACCATCGGCCTGCTCGGCGCGATGCTGATGCGGCTCGCGCTGCTGTTCTCGATTGCCTGGATCTACCGCCTGCAAGACGACCTGTTCGAGGTCTTCGGCAAGGGATTCTCGGGCCGCGACCTGATCCTGATCTTCGGCGGGCTGTTTTTGCTGTACAAGGCCGTCAAGGAGATGCACGAGCAACTGGAGGGCCCCGGCGCGCACACCCCCGGCGTGGGCGCCGTGGGCGCGACGAACTTCGCGGGCATCATCGCGCAGATCATGGTGCTCGACATCGTCTTCAGCCTCGACTCGGTGATCACGGCGGTCGGCATGGCGGACGACATCGGCGTGATGGTGAGTGCGGTCGTCGTGACGGTCGCCATCATGCTCGTCGCCGCGCGCCCCATCGGCGAGTTCGTGCAGGCGCACCCCACCGTCAAGATGCTGGCGCTCGCCTTCCTGCTCCTGATCGGCGTCAACCTGATCGCCGACGGCTTCGGCTTCAAGATTCCCAAGGGCTACACGTACTTTGCCATGGGCTTCGCCATCATGGTCGAACTGCTCAACCTGCGCGCCCGCAAGGGCAAGCCGGTCGACCTGCACGAGACGCAGCGCCACCCGGACGCGGGTTGA
- a CDS encoding antitoxin — protein sequence MTTAKLFRNGRSQAVRLPKAFQFEGQEVVVKRVGNGVLLLPSSPEGQREFWRRWYQELPEMETAIERNQPPAQERDWDQ from the coding sequence GTGACCACTGCGAAACTGTTCAGGAATGGCCGCAGTCAGGCTGTCCGCCTGCCCAAAGCTTTCCAGTTCGAGGGCCAGGAGGTCGTCGTGAAAAGGGTTGGAAACGGTGTCCTGCTGCTACCGTCCTCGCCCGAGGGGCAGCGCGAGTTCTGGCGCCGTTGGTATCAGGAACTCCCGGAGATGGAGACGGCCATTGAGCGGAACCAACCTCCCGCCCAGGAACGCGACTGGGACCAGTAG
- the vapC gene encoding type II toxin-antitoxin system tRNA(fMet)-specific endonuclease VapC, whose product MALQFLLDTNICIYVMNRRPPQVAKRFAEFPPDAIGLSSLTLAELSYGVEKSGSERNRVVLEGFVQPLEVVAFDPVAARQYGVVRSTLERRGTPIGALDTLIAAHALALGLTLVTHNTREFERVEGLRVENWF is encoded by the coding sequence ATGGCCCTGCAATTCCTGCTCGACACCAATATCTGTATCTACGTCATGAACCGCCGTCCTCCGCAGGTGGCCAAACGGTTCGCCGAGTTCCCACCGGACGCCATTGGTCTGTCCAGCCTGACGCTCGCCGAGTTGAGCTATGGGGTCGAGAAAAGCGGGTCCGAGCGGAACCGCGTGGTGCTGGAAGGCTTCGTTCAGCCGCTCGAAGTCGTCGCCTTCGATCCTGTCGCCGCCCGGCAGTACGGCGTGGTGAGGAGCACCCTGGAACGCAGGGGAACGCCCATCGGCGCGCTGGACACGCTGATCGCGGCCCACGCCCTGGCCCTCGGCCTGACCCTTGTCACCCACAACACCCGCGAATTCGAGCGGGTCGAGGGGCTCAGGGTCGAGAACTGGTTTTGA
- a CDS encoding endonuclease III domain-containing protein translates to MPRVPAPPPGSSLTLTATVPTPRVRAPRPTPSQEVPAPPHLPEIARRLAETYLPTPPRPRLSPEPLDGLIETILSQQNVGAITRRQFEALKLAYPSWEAALADGPDGIEAVLRAAGGGLARVKADYIWNVLHRLEETRGALSLRETRDLSDADARALLESLPGVGPKTASCVLLFDLARPAMPVDTHIDRIAKRLDLTPSRWSAVKVERWFDEVLPRDWTARYTFHVATIRHGRQTCKAGRPRCEGCVLRDLCPSSAIFLNEREA, encoded by the coding sequence GTGCCCCGCGTTCCCGCTCCCCCACCCGGGTCCTCCCTCACCCTGACTGCGACGGTCCCCACCCCGAGGGTCCGCGCCCCCCGCCCTACCCCCAGCCAGGAGGTGCCGGCGCCGCCCCACCTCCCCGAGATCGCGCGGCGACTGGCCGAGACGTACCTGCCCACCCCGCCCCGCCCCAGGCTCAGCCCGGAGCCCCTGGACGGCTTGATCGAGACGATCCTGAGTCAGCAGAATGTCGGCGCGATCACCCGGCGGCAGTTCGAGGCGCTCAAGCTCGCTTACCCGAGTTGGGAGGCGGCGCTGGCGGACGGGCCGGACGGCATCGAGGCCGTGTTGCGCGCGGCAGGCGGCGGTCTGGCGCGGGTAAAGGCCGACTACATCTGGAACGTCCTGCACCGCCTGGAGGAGACGCGCGGCGCCCTCAGCCTGCGCGAGACCCGCGACCTGAGCGACGCGGACGCCCGCGCCCTGCTGGAGTCGCTGCCCGGCGTGGGGCCCAAGACGGCGAGCTGCGTCCTCCTCTTCGACCTCGCGCGGCCCGCGATGCCGGTGGACACCCACATCGACCGCATCGCCAAGCGGCTCGACCTGACGCCCTCCCGCTGGAGCGCCGTGAAGGTCGAACGCTGGTTCGACGAGGTGCTGCCGCGCGACTGGACGGCCCGCTACACCTTCCACGTCGCCACCATCCGCCACGGTCGCCAGACCTGCAAGGCCGGGCGCCCCCGCTGCGAGGGTTGCGTGCTGCGCGACCTGTGCCCGTCCTCGGCGATCTTCCTGAATGAGCGCGAGGCTTGA